One Aphelocoma coerulescens isolate FSJ_1873_10779 chromosome 6, UR_Acoe_1.0, whole genome shotgun sequence DNA window includes the following coding sequences:
- the ZDHHC16 gene encoding palmitoyltransferase ZDHHC16 isoform X1, whose translation MAGMRSRQRMFAAVMRLLLKCLRLGRRRRFKLVRQVEQLWHYGHLCLRSLLYNSFTNGDVVLDSLFEPIYWLVDHVTRWFGVVFVALVIGLTSSIVAIVYICLLPLILQTYTPAWICWHLAYGHWNLIMIVFHYYMAITTSPGHPPQAKNDLTGVSICRKCIAPKPARTHHCSICNRCVLKMDHHCPWLNNCVGHYNHRYFFSFCLFMTMGCIYCSISGWEMFRDAYAAIERMKLLEKERLQVAANQTYYQTPPPTFSFRQRAFHKSVVYLWVLCSSVALALGALTLWHAALITRGETSIERHINRKERQRLQKKGKVFRNPYSYGSWDNWKVFLGVDVPRHWLTRVLLPSPHLPHGTGLSWDLPPCVMEQHAPLLAI comes from the exons ATGGCAGGGATGAGGAGCCGGCAGCGGATGTTTGCCGCGGTGATGCGCCTGCTCCTCAAGTGCCTGCGGCTGGGCCGGCGGCGACGGTTCAAGCTGGTGCGGCAggtggagcagctgtggcactATGGGCACCTCTGCCTCCGCTCCCTGCTCTACAACTCCTTTACCAACGGCGATGTGGTGCTTGACTCCCTCTTTGAGCCCATCTACTGGCTGGTGGACCATGTCACACGGTGGTTTGGCGTG GTGTTTGTGGCACTGGTGATTGGGCTGACGAGCTCTATTGTGGCCATTGTGTACATCTGCCTGCTGCCCCTCATCCTGCAGACCTACACACCTGCTTGGATATGCTGGCACCTTGCCTATGGACACTGGAACCTCATCATGATTGTCTTCCACTACTACATGGCCATCACCACCTCACCTGGGCACCCACCACAG GCCAAGAACGACCTCACTGGCGTCTCCATCTGCAGGAAATGCATTGCCCCCAAGCCGGCTCGCACCCACCACTGCAGCATCTGCAACAG gtGTGTGCTGAAGATGGACCACCACTGCC CCTGGCTAAACAACTGTGTGGGACACTACAACCACCgctacttcttctccttctgcttgtTCATGACCATGGGCTGCATTTACTGCAGCATCAGCGGCTGGGAGATGTTCCGGGATGCCTACGCAGCCATTGAG AGAATGAAACTGCTTGAGAAGGAGAGACTGCAGGTGGCCGCCAACCAG ACATACTACCAGACCCCACCacccaccttctccttccgccAGCGAGCTTTCCACAAGAGCGTGGTCTACCTCTGGGTCCTGTGCAG CTCGGTTGCACTGGCCCTGGGTGCCCTCACGCTGTGGCACGCTGCCCTCATCACCCGCGGGGAAACAAGCATCGAACGGCACATCAACAGAAAGGAGAGGCAGAGGCTGCAGAAGAAAGGCAAG gTCTTCAGGAACCCTTACAGTTACGGCAGCTGGGATAACTGGAAGGTGTTCCTGGGTGTGGATGTGCCAAG GCACTGGCTCACCCGTGTCCTGCTGCCCTCTCCTCACCTGCCCCATGGGACAGGCCTGAGCTGGGACCTGCCTCCCTGTGTGATGGAGCAACACGCGCCACTCCTGGCAATCTGA
- the MMS19 gene encoding MMS19 nucleotide excision repair protein homolog, whose protein sequence is MAAAGAGPGAGVEALAASVLDFVSGQQDGRGAEVAAGVKDGRWTVLQLVEALGFCLENTDPRMRGRGIQLLSQVLLQCYSLLQEKEVLHLVLFYESRLQDHHLVIPSVLQGLRALSMCKVLSPGLAVSVLKAIFQEVHVQSLMQLDRHTVYSIITNFMSTREEELKGLGADFTFGFIQVMDGEKDPRNLLVAFQIVRDLIAKDYALGPFVEELFEVTSCYFPVDFTPPPNDPHGIQREDLILSLRAVLASTPQFAEFLLPLLIEKLDSELQSAKLDSLQTLTACCAIYGQKELQEFLPSLWSSLRREVFQTASEKIETECLTALHALSACLSRSVLSSDSEDLLDSFLSSILQDCRHHLCEPDMKLVWPSAKLLQAAAGASLRTYHRITRSVLPLLLEQYTKHTQSSQRRTILEMLLGFLELQQKWGHVEEDESTLLSLQAPVCSVVFSALTDPSVQLQLVGIKALTVLGSLQGFLSSSGLELVVDHLIRLALHEEDSQSSEAAMEAAGSLAPTYPEVFSGRMVPRLEEELQSEREESYHNHRSLQQRCLQALAAVSTHTSIVRDTVPVLLQHLQKVQKGTEARNTEDMVSVCQSLHRVALQCQQDAEGCWYFHQTVVPCLLAMAVQAAMQESTHTLPGKALLEEEVLAAMIPVISAATTHLSPELAAQSVSHVVPLFLNGEVSFLPQNSFPCSFQPFGDGECLEAQRRLVALLMAFVCSLPRDVAIPQQEWLLRELLALSCSCNCPFTATTAAKCFAGLVNKHPAGQQLDEILQLAVNRMEPGLAEGPHRTQALTLLLWVTKALVLRYHPLSSCLTDKLLGLLGDAELGPAAADGFSLLMAESPDVLHKGCHADVRIMFRQRFFTDNVPKLVQGFHGAGPDVKANYLKGLSHVLNHLPKPVLVTELPTLLSLLLEALSCSDRVVQLSTLSCLHPLLLEAPQIMSLHVDTLVTKFLNLTSSPTMAVRIAALRCAHALTSLPTTVLLPYKGRVIRALAKPLDDKKRLVRKEAVAARGEWFLLGSPGR, encoded by the exons atggcggcggccggggccgggcccggggccggggtGGAGGCTCTCGCCGCCTCCGTCCTGGACTTCGTGTCCGGGCAGCAGGACGGCCGCGGCGCGGAGGTGGCGGCAG GGGTGAAAGATGGAAGGTGGACAGTGCTGCAGCTTGTGGAAGCCCTGGG GTTTTGCCTGGAGAACACAGATCCTCGGATGCGAGGGCGAGGCATCCAGCTGTTGTCACAAGTCCTGCTCCAGTGTtactccctgctccaggagaaGGAAG TGCTGCATCTGGTCCTGTTCTATGAGAGCCGGCTGCAAGATCATCACCTGGTGATCCCCTCGGTGCTTCAGGGACTGCGAGCGCTG AGCATGTGCAAggtgctgtccccagggctAGCAGTGTCTGTGCTCAAAGCCATCTTCCAGGAGGTACATGTGCAG TCCTTGATGCAGCTGGACCGCCACACAGTCTACAGCATCATCACCAACTTCATGAGCACcagggaggaag AGCTGAAGGGCCTGGGTGCCGACTTCACCTTCGGCTTCATCCAGGTCATGGATGGGGAGAAGGATCCCCGCAATCTGCTGGTGGCCTTCCAGATTGTGCGTGATCTTATTGCCAAGGACTATGCTCTGG GTCCCTTTGTGGAAGAGCTGTTTGAAGTTACATCCTGCTACTTCCCTGTTGATTTTACTCCA CCCCCCAATGATCCTCATGGCATCCAGAGGGAAGACCTGATCCTGAGCCTCCGAGCTGTACTGGCCTCCACGCCCCAATTTGCTGAG ttccttctccctctgcttATTGAGAAGTTGGACTCAGAACTGCAAAGTGCCAAGCTTGACTCGCTGCAGACTCTG ACTGCCTGCTGTGCCATCTACGggcagaaggagctgcaggaattcctccCCAGCCTCTGGTCGTCCCTGCGCAGAGAG GTGTTCCAGACAGCGAGCGAGAAGATTGAGACGGAATGCCTGACTGCACTGCATGCTCTCTCTGCCTGCCTCTCCCgctctgtgctcagctctgaTTCTGAGGATCTGCTGGATTCCTTCctcagcagcatcctgcaag ATTGCAGGCACCATCTGTGCGAGCCTGACATGAAGCTGGTGTGGCCCAGTGCCAAACTcttgcaggcagcagcaggtgccTCCCTCCGCACCTACCACCGCATCACCCGCAGTgtcctgcccctgctgctggagcagtaCACCAAGCACACACAG agcagccagaGGAGGACAATCCTGGAAATGCTGCTAGGCTTCCTGGAGTTGCAGCAGAAGTGGGGACATGTGGAAGAAG ATGAGAGCACTCTGCTGTCGCTCCAAGCCCCAGTTTGCTCTGTGGTGTTCTCGGCGCTGACGGATCCCAGCGTACAGCTGCAGCTGGTTGGGATCAAGGCACTGACTGTCCTGGGCTCCCTGCAAG GCTTCCTGTCTTCCTCTGGTCTGGAGCTGGTTGTGGATCACCTCATCCGTCTCGCTCTGCATGAGGAGGATTCCCAGAGCAG CGAAGCAGCGATGGAGGCAGCTGGGTCCCTGGCCCCCACCTACCCAGAGGTTTTCTCTGGACGCATGGTACCCAGGCTTGAAGAGGAGCTGCAGTCAG AGCGGGAAGAGAGCTACCACAACCACCGCTCCTTGCAGCAGCGCTGCCTGCAGGCCCTGGCAGCTGTGTCCACCCACACCAGCATCGTGAGGGATactgtccctgtcctgctgcagcaTCTCCAGAAGGTGCAGAAAG GGACCGAGGCCAGGAACACAGAAGACATGGTCTCTGTGTGCCAGAGCCTGCACCGTGTggccctgcagtgccagcaggatGCGGAGGGCTGCTGGTACTTCCACCAGACGGTGGTGCCGTGCCTGCTGGCCatggctgtgcaggcagccATGCAAG AGAGCACCCATACGCTGCCAGGCAAGGCACTGCTGGAGGAAGAGGTGCTGGCTGCCATGATCCCAGTCATCAGCGCTGCCACCACACACCTGAGCCCTGA GCTGGCTGCTCAGAGTGTGTCTCATGTGGTGCCCCTCTTTCTGAATGGAGAGGTCTCCTTCCTACCCCAAAACAgttttccctgctccttccagccTTTCGGG GATGGGGAGTGCTTGGAGGCACAGAGACGCCTGGTCGCCCTCCTCATGGCCTTCGTCTGCTCCTTGCCCCGCGAT GTGGCAATCCCTCAGCAGGAATGGCTGCTCCGGGAGCTGCTGGCATTGAGCTGTTCCTGCAACTGTCCCTTCACAGCCACCACAGCTGCCAAGTGCTTTGCAGGACTGGTGAACAAACACCCAGCAG ggcagcagctggatgAAATCCTGCAGCTTGCAGTGAACAGGATGGAGCCCGGCCTTGCAGAGGGGCCCCACCGAACGCAGGCGCTCACCTTGCTGCTCTGG GTGACCAAAGCCCTGGTACTGCGCTACCACCCCCTGAGCTCCTGCCTGACAGACAAG CTGCTGGGCCTGCTGGGTGACGCAGAGCTGGGCCCCGCTGCAGCCGATGGCTTCTCCCTGCTCATGGCCGAGTCCCCGGATGTGCTGCACAAGGGCTGCCATGCTGACGTGCGCATCATGTTCCGCCAGCGCTTCTTCACTGACAATGTCCCCAAGCTGGTGCAAGGCTTCCATGGGGCTGGCCCTG ATGTGAAGGCAAATTACCTGAAGGGCCTGTCCCATGTACTGAACCACCTCCCCAAACCTGTGCTGGTGACAGAGCTGCCCACG ctgctttcCCTCCTGCTTGAGGCCTTGTCCTGCTCTGATCGTGTAGTACAGCTCTCCACACTGAGCTGCCTCCACCCACTGCTGCTCGAAGCTCCCCAGATCATGAGCCTGCATGTCGACACACTGGTCACCAAGTTCCTTAACCTCACCTCCAGCCCCACCATG GCTGTCCGCATCGCCGCCCTGCGCTGTGCCCATGCGCTCACCAGTCTGCCCACAACAGTG CTGCTCCCATACAAAGGCCGAGTTATCAGGGCACTGGCCAAGCCTTTGGATGACAAAAAGAGGCTGGTGCGGAAGGAAGCAGTGGCAGCACGTGGGGAATG GTTCCTGCTCGGGAGCCCAGGCAGGTGA
- the ZDHHC16 gene encoding palmitoyltransferase ZDHHC16 isoform X2, with amino-acid sequence MAGMRSRQRMFAAVMRLLLKCLRLGRRRRFKLVRQVEQLWHYGHLCLRSLLYNSFTNGDVVLDSLFEPIYWLVDHVTRWFGVVFVALVIGLTSSIVAIVYICLLPLILQTYTPAWICWHLAYGHWNLIMIVFHYYMAITTSPGHPPQAKNDLTGVSICRKCIAPKPARTHHCSICNRCVLKMDHHCPWLNNCVGHYNHRYFFSFCLFMTMGCIYCSISGWEMFRDAYAAIETYYQTPPPTFSFRQRAFHKSVVYLWVLCSSVALALGALTLWHAALITRGETSIERHINRKERQRLQKKGKVFRNPYSYGSWDNWKVFLGVDVPRHWLTRVLLPSPHLPHGTGLSWDLPPCVMEQHAPLLAI; translated from the exons ATGGCAGGGATGAGGAGCCGGCAGCGGATGTTTGCCGCGGTGATGCGCCTGCTCCTCAAGTGCCTGCGGCTGGGCCGGCGGCGACGGTTCAAGCTGGTGCGGCAggtggagcagctgtggcactATGGGCACCTCTGCCTCCGCTCCCTGCTCTACAACTCCTTTACCAACGGCGATGTGGTGCTTGACTCCCTCTTTGAGCCCATCTACTGGCTGGTGGACCATGTCACACGGTGGTTTGGCGTG GTGTTTGTGGCACTGGTGATTGGGCTGACGAGCTCTATTGTGGCCATTGTGTACATCTGCCTGCTGCCCCTCATCCTGCAGACCTACACACCTGCTTGGATATGCTGGCACCTTGCCTATGGACACTGGAACCTCATCATGATTGTCTTCCACTACTACATGGCCATCACCACCTCACCTGGGCACCCACCACAG GCCAAGAACGACCTCACTGGCGTCTCCATCTGCAGGAAATGCATTGCCCCCAAGCCGGCTCGCACCCACCACTGCAGCATCTGCAACAG gtGTGTGCTGAAGATGGACCACCACTGCC CCTGGCTAAACAACTGTGTGGGACACTACAACCACCgctacttcttctccttctgcttgtTCATGACCATGGGCTGCATTTACTGCAGCATCAGCGGCTGGGAGATGTTCCGGGATGCCTACGCAGCCATTGAG ACATACTACCAGACCCCACCacccaccttctccttccgccAGCGAGCTTTCCACAAGAGCGTGGTCTACCTCTGGGTCCTGTGCAG CTCGGTTGCACTGGCCCTGGGTGCCCTCACGCTGTGGCACGCTGCCCTCATCACCCGCGGGGAAACAAGCATCGAACGGCACATCAACAGAAAGGAGAGGCAGAGGCTGCAGAAGAAAGGCAAG gTCTTCAGGAACCCTTACAGTTACGGCAGCTGGGATAACTGGAAGGTGTTCCTGGGTGTGGATGTGCCAAG GCACTGGCTCACCCGTGTCCTGCTGCCCTCTCCTCACCTGCCCCATGGGACAGGCCTGAGCTGGGACCTGCCTCCCTGTGTGATGGAGCAACACGCGCCACTCCTGGCAATCTGA
- the ZDHHC16 gene encoding palmitoyltransferase ZDHHC16 isoform X4 encodes MAGMRSRQRMFAAVMRLLLKCLRLGRRRRFKLVRQVEQLWHYGHLCLRSLLYNSFTNGDVVLDSLFEPIYWLVDHVTRWFGVVFVALVIGLTSSIVAIVYICLLPLILQTYTPAWICWHLAYGHWNLIMIVFHYYMAITTSPGHPPQAKNDLTGVSICRKCIAPKPARTHHCSICNRCVLKMDHHCPWLNNCVGHYNHRYFFSFCLFMTMGCIYCSISGWEMFRDAYAAIERMKLLEKERLQVAANQTYYQTPPPTFSFRQRAFHKSVVYLWVLCSSVALALGALTLWHAALITRGETSIERHINRKERQRLQKKGKVSAAHGMGAGWDRARRDAPLPVLQVFRNPYSYGSWDNWKVFLGVDVPRHWLTRVLLPSPHLPHGTGLSWDLPPCVMEQHAPLLAI; translated from the exons ATGGCAGGGATGAGGAGCCGGCAGCGGATGTTTGCCGCGGTGATGCGCCTGCTCCTCAAGTGCCTGCGGCTGGGCCGGCGGCGACGGTTCAAGCTGGTGCGGCAggtggagcagctgtggcactATGGGCACCTCTGCCTCCGCTCCCTGCTCTACAACTCCTTTACCAACGGCGATGTGGTGCTTGACTCCCTCTTTGAGCCCATCTACTGGCTGGTGGACCATGTCACACGGTGGTTTGGCGTG GTGTTTGTGGCACTGGTGATTGGGCTGACGAGCTCTATTGTGGCCATTGTGTACATCTGCCTGCTGCCCCTCATCCTGCAGACCTACACACCTGCTTGGATATGCTGGCACCTTGCCTATGGACACTGGAACCTCATCATGATTGTCTTCCACTACTACATGGCCATCACCACCTCACCTGGGCACCCACCACAG GCCAAGAACGACCTCACTGGCGTCTCCATCTGCAGGAAATGCATTGCCCCCAAGCCGGCTCGCACCCACCACTGCAGCATCTGCAACAG gtGTGTGCTGAAGATGGACCACCACTGCC CCTGGCTAAACAACTGTGTGGGACACTACAACCACCgctacttcttctccttctgcttgtTCATGACCATGGGCTGCATTTACTGCAGCATCAGCGGCTGGGAGATGTTCCGGGATGCCTACGCAGCCATTGAG AGAATGAAACTGCTTGAGAAGGAGAGACTGCAGGTGGCCGCCAACCAG ACATACTACCAGACCCCACCacccaccttctccttccgccAGCGAGCTTTCCACAAGAGCGTGGTCTACCTCTGGGTCCTGTGCAG CTCGGTTGCACTGGCCCTGGGTGCCCTCACGCTGTGGCACGCTGCCCTCATCACCCGCGGGGAAACAAGCATCGAACGGCACATCAACAGAAAGGAGAGGCAGAGGCTGCAGAAGAAAGGCAAGGTGAGTGCAGCCCATGGCATGGGGGCTGGCTGGGACAGAGCCAGACGTGATGcacctctccctgtcctgcaggTCTTCAGGAACCCTTACAGTTACGGCAGCTGGGATAACTGGAAGGTGTTCCTGGGTGTGGATGTGCCAAG GCACTGGCTCACCCGTGTCCTGCTGCCCTCTCCTCACCTGCCCCATGGGACAGGCCTGAGCTGGGACCTGCCTCCCTGTGTGATGGAGCAACACGCGCCACTCCTGGCAATCTGA
- the EXOSC1 gene encoding exosome complex component CSL4 isoform X2, whose amino-acid sequence MAPPARYCVPGERLCSTEEATAGSGTYTRHGFIFSSLAGCLERRNEDSEVCSINSRFAKVHILYVGSTPLKSTFRGTIRREDIRATEKDKVEVYKSFRPSDIVLAKVISLGDAQSNYLLSTAENELGVVVARSEAGVQMVPISWCEMQCPRTHTKEFRKVARVQPQFLQT is encoded by the exons ATGGCGCCTCCCGCACGCTACTGCGTCCCTG GTGAGCGGCTGTGCAGCACGGAGGAGGCCACGGCTGGCAGTGGAACCTACACCCGTCATGGTTTCATCTTCTCCTCGCTGGCCGGCTGCCTGGAGAGGAGGAATGAGGACAGCGAG GTCTGCAGCATTAACTCCCGCTTTGCCAAGGTGCACATCTTGTATGTTGGCTCCACACCACTGAAATCCACCTTCCGAGGGACCATACG GAGAGAAGATATCCGAGCCACGGAGAAGGATAAG GTAGAAGTGTACAAGAGCTTCCGCCCCAGTGACATCGTCCTGGCCAAAGTT ATCTCCTTGGGGGATGCACAGTCTAACTAcctgctgagcacagcagagAATGAGCTGGGCGTGGTGGTGGCACGAAGTGAGGCAG gggtgcagaTGGTGCCCATCAGCTGGTGTGAGATGCAGTGCCCACGGACACACACCAAGGAGTTCCGTAAGGTGGCCCGGGTGCAGCCCCAGTTCCTGCAGACGTGA
- the EXOSC1 gene encoding exosome complex component CSL4 isoform X1, with product MAPPARYCVPGERLCSTEEATAGSGTYTRHGFIFSSLAGCLERRNEDSELPVVSVVRDSESQLLPNVGAVVTCKVCSINSRFAKVHILYVGSTPLKSTFRGTIRREDIRATEKDKVEVYKSFRPSDIVLAKVISLGDAQSNYLLSTAENELGVVVARSEAGVQMVPISWCEMQCPRTHTKEFRKVARVQPQFLQT from the exons ATGGCGCCTCCCGCACGCTACTGCGTCCCTG GTGAGCGGCTGTGCAGCACGGAGGAGGCCACGGCTGGCAGTGGAACCTACACCCGTCATGGTTTCATCTTCTCCTCGCTGGCCGGCTGCCTGGAGAGGAGGAATGAGGACAGCGAG CTGCCCGTGGTGTCGGTGGTGAGAGACAGCgagtcccagctcctgcccaacGTGGGGGCCGTGGTGACATGCAAG GTCTGCAGCATTAACTCCCGCTTTGCCAAGGTGCACATCTTGTATGTTGGCTCCACACCACTGAAATCCACCTTCCGAGGGACCATACG GAGAGAAGATATCCGAGCCACGGAGAAGGATAAG GTAGAAGTGTACAAGAGCTTCCGCCCCAGTGACATCGTCCTGGCCAAAGTT ATCTCCTTGGGGGATGCACAGTCTAACTAcctgctgagcacagcagagAATGAGCTGGGCGTGGTGGTGGCACGAAGTGAGGCAG gggtgcagaTGGTGCCCATCAGCTGGTGTGAGATGCAGTGCCCACGGACACACACCAAGGAGTTCCGTAAGGTGGCCCGGGTGCAGCCCCAGTTCCTGCAGACGTGA
- the UBTD1 gene encoding ubiquitin domain-containing protein 1 yields the protein MGGCVGRQRRERPAAGGNARKRAGRNEPLKKECPKWKSDYPMTDGQLRSKRDEFWDTAPAFEGRKEIWDALKAAAYAVEANDHSLAQAILDGASITLPHGSLTECYDELGNRYQLPVYCLAPPVNLILERSEEEAVEPVEPLPNTRREFALKVRLSTGKDLRLSASMSDTIGQLKKQLQAQEGIDLAWQRWFFSGKLLTDRTRLQETKIQKDFVVQVIVNQPLPPRN from the exons ATGGGCGGCTGCGtggggcggcagcgccgggagcgGCCCGCCGCCGGCGGCAACGCCCGCAAGCGAGCAG GCCGCAATGAGCCCCTGAAGAAGGAGTGTCCCAAGTGGAAGAGCGACTACCCCATGACAGACGGGCAGCTGCGCAGCAAGCGGGACGAGTTTTGGGACACGGCACCCGCCTTTGAAGGCCGGAAGGAGATCTGGGATGCCCTGAAGGCAGCTGCCTATGCTGTAGAAGCCAATGACCACAGCCTGGCCCAGGCCATCCTCGATGGAGCCAGCATCACCCTGCCCCACG ggtcccTGACGGAGTGCTATGATGAGCTGGGCAACCGGTACCAGCTGCCCGTCTACTGCCTTGCACCCCCCGTCAACCTGATCCTGGAGCGGAGCGAGGAGGAGGCGGTGGAACCAGTGGAGCCTCTGCCCAACACCCGGCGGGAGTTCGCCCTCAAGGTGCGCCTCTCCACCGGCAAGGACCTGCGGCTCAGCGCCAGCATGAGTGACACCATCGGGCAGCTGAAGAAGCAGCTGCAGGCGCAGGAGGGCATTGACCTGGCCTGGCAGCGGTGGTTCTTCTCAGGCAAGCTGCTCACTGACCGCACACGACTGCAGGAGACCAAGATCCAGAAGGATTTTGTTGTGCAAGTGATTGTCAATCAGCCCCTCCCACCCAGGAACTGA
- the ZDHHC16 gene encoding palmitoyltransferase ZDHHC16 isoform X3, with protein sequence MAGMRSRQRMFAAVMRLLLKCLRLGRRRRFKLVRQVEQLWHYGHLCLRSLLYNSFTNGDVVLDSLFEPIYWLVDHVTRWFGVTYTPAWICWHLAYGHWNLIMIVFHYYMAITTSPGHPPQAKNDLTGVSICRKCIAPKPARTHHCSICNRCVLKMDHHCPWLNNCVGHYNHRYFFSFCLFMTMGCIYCSISGWEMFRDAYAAIERMKLLEKERLQVAANQTYYQTPPPTFSFRQRAFHKSVVYLWVLCSSVALALGALTLWHAALITRGETSIERHINRKERQRLQKKGKVFRNPYSYGSWDNWKVFLGVDVPRHWLTRVLLPSPHLPHGTGLSWDLPPCVMEQHAPLLAI encoded by the exons ATGGCAGGGATGAGGAGCCGGCAGCGGATGTTTGCCGCGGTGATGCGCCTGCTCCTCAAGTGCCTGCGGCTGGGCCGGCGGCGACGGTTCAAGCTGGTGCGGCAggtggagcagctgtggcactATGGGCACCTCTGCCTCCGCTCCCTGCTCTACAACTCCTTTACCAACGGCGATGTGGTGCTTGACTCCCTCTTTGAGCCCATCTACTGGCTGGTGGACCATGTCACACGGTGGTTTGGCGTG ACCTACACACCTGCTTGGATATGCTGGCACCTTGCCTATGGACACTGGAACCTCATCATGATTGTCTTCCACTACTACATGGCCATCACCACCTCACCTGGGCACCCACCACAG GCCAAGAACGACCTCACTGGCGTCTCCATCTGCAGGAAATGCATTGCCCCCAAGCCGGCTCGCACCCACCACTGCAGCATCTGCAACAG gtGTGTGCTGAAGATGGACCACCACTGCC CCTGGCTAAACAACTGTGTGGGACACTACAACCACCgctacttcttctccttctgcttgtTCATGACCATGGGCTGCATTTACTGCAGCATCAGCGGCTGGGAGATGTTCCGGGATGCCTACGCAGCCATTGAG AGAATGAAACTGCTTGAGAAGGAGAGACTGCAGGTGGCCGCCAACCAG ACATACTACCAGACCCCACCacccaccttctccttccgccAGCGAGCTTTCCACAAGAGCGTGGTCTACCTCTGGGTCCTGTGCAG CTCGGTTGCACTGGCCCTGGGTGCCCTCACGCTGTGGCACGCTGCCCTCATCACCCGCGGGGAAACAAGCATCGAACGGCACATCAACAGAAAGGAGAGGCAGAGGCTGCAGAAGAAAGGCAAG gTCTTCAGGAACCCTTACAGTTACGGCAGCTGGGATAACTGGAAGGTGTTCCTGGGTGTGGATGTGCCAAG GCACTGGCTCACCCGTGTCCTGCTGCCCTCTCCTCACCTGCCCCATGGGACAGGCCTGAGCTGGGACCTGCCTCCCTGTGTGATGGAGCAACACGCGCCACTCCTGGCAATCTGA
- the ANKRD2 gene encoding ankyrin repeat domain-containing protein 2, producing the protein MELDVERAKELIEQKLAEEEEEEKLKGDGAREPPAVERMNTPELEEEKRCGPRNRGLEAIKGQERGRRSSVDLRREIIDVGSIQRLIELRKQRRQRRAERAATPEPTPPPEPLEIEGPVEPETFLRAAVQGKMHVIEKFLADGGSPDTCDEFHRTALHRSSLEGHMEILQKLLDSGATVDFRDRLDCTAVHWACRGGHLDAVKLLQDRGADLNVKDKLLSTPLHVATRTGHLDIVEHLIHCGVDVNASDREGDTALHDATRLSRYKIIKMLILHGADMMAKNEAGKTPTDLVQQWQVDTRQALETKEQPQGEMEVPA; encoded by the exons ATGGAGCTGGATGTGGAACGGGCCAAGGAGCTCATTGAGCAGAagctggcagaggaggaggaggaggag AAACTCAAAGGGGATGGTGCACGGGAGCCGCCGGCCGTGGAGCGTATGAACACAcctgagctggaggaggagaaacGCTGTGGCCCCAGGAACAGGGGCCTTGAGGCCATCAAG GGCCAGGAGAGGGGGCGGAGGAGTTCAGTGGATCTGAGGCGGGAGATCATCGACGTGGGCAGCATCCAACGACTCATCGAGCTCCGCAAGCAGCGCCGGCAGCGCCGGGCAGAGCGGGCGGCCACCCCCGAGCCCACCCCGCCACCTGAGCCTCTGGAGATT GAGGGTCCTGTGGAGCCAGAGACCTTCCTGCGAGCTGCTGTCCAGGGCAAGATGCACGTCATCGAGAAGTTTCTGGCAGATGGTGGCTCCCCCGACACGTGTGATGAG TTCCACCGCACAGCCCTGCACCGCTCCTCACTGGAGGGACACATGGAAATCCTGCAGAAGCTGCTGGACAGCGGGGCCACTGTTGACTTCAGGGACCGG CTGGACTGCACCGCCGTGCACTGGGCCTGCCGGGGTGGGCACCTGGATGCTGTCAAGCTGCTGCAAGACCGTGGGGCAGACCTCAATGTGAAGGACAAG CTGCTCAGCACACCCCTTCACGTAGCCACCCGAACTGGACACCTTGACATTGTGGAGCATCTCATCCACTGTGGGGTGGATGTCAATGCCTCAGACAGG GAAGGTGACACAGCGCTGCATGATGCCACACGGCTCAGTCGCTACAAGATCATCAAAATGCTGATCCTGCACGGAGCTGACATGATGGCCAAGAATGAG GCTGGCAAGACCCCGACAGACCTGGTGCAGCAGTGGCAGGTGGACACACGGCAGGCGCTGGAGACCAAGGAGCAGCCGCAGGGGGAGATGGAGGTCCCTGCATGA